From the Corythoichthys intestinalis isolate RoL2023-P3 chromosome 13, ASM3026506v1, whole genome shotgun sequence genome, one window contains:
- the LOC130927851 gene encoding uncharacterized protein LOC130927851 isoform X2: MRARTTPDAKFEAELCGAKDLRQHQRSTSCKMQVKVEPCTLPDLYVSQAHRPEHQESTCIKEEEESGPIQGTEMSFSLIYW, translated from the exons ATGCGCGCAAGAACGACGCCGGACGCGAAGTTTGAGGCGGAACTTTGTGGCGCAAAAGATCTGCGACAACATCAACGCTCGACTTCTTGCAAAATGCAAGTAAAAGTTGAGCCTTGCACACTACCAG atCTATATGTCAGCCAAGCCCATCGTCCTGAGCACCAAGAGTCTACATGTAtcaaggaggaggaagagtccGGACCCATCCAAG GTACGGAAATGTCTTTCAGTCTAATATACTGGTAG
- the LOC130927851 gene encoding oocyte zinc finger protein XlCOF6-like isoform X1, translating to MRARTTPDAKFEAELCGAKDLRQHQRSTSCKMQVKVEPCTLPDLYVSQAHRPEHQESTCIKEEEESGPIQGKSKYLGTDAQQLKREVQLPIKKEEGELPYIKEEDDIAMSTGEPLNSGDGPSEACTGTEPPSSRPTEGSQTYIFIAPSDRNGATSHTPYKDDCQKKSPRDDKLCKCSQCGKTFVNNYSCCMHMMNHTGENPLVCSVCGKNFTQKSSLDRHTRTHTGEKPFSCLVCGRGFTQLYHLKGHTRTHTGEKPFSCSVCGQRFSHKSNLKKHEITHTGEKPFSCLVCGQGFSRKSTLKVHTRTHTGEKPFSCLVCRQGFSRKSTLKVHTRTHTGENPLSCSDCGQDFRYKSALKVHTRTHTGEKSFSCLVCGRGFTQLHHLKGHTRTHTGEKPFSCSVCGQRFSHKGNLKKHAITHTGEKPFSCSVCEKRFTHKSALKVHTRTHTGEKPFSCSVCGQGFSHTSSLKVHTRTHTGEKPFSCSVCGKRFTQKKFLKGHTRTHTGEKPFSCSVCGQGFSRKSTLKVHTRTHTGVKPFSCLVCGRGFTQLHHLKEHTRTHTGEKPFSCLVCGRGFTQKSILDGHTRTHTGEKPFSCLVCGHSFTFKKNLKTHTRTHTGEKPFSCSVCGQRFAQKQHLKRHTRTHTGEKPFSCPVCDQKFAHKYRIKRHVCIGVRSSGQ from the exons ATGCGCGCAAGAACGACGCCGGACGCGAAGTTTGAGGCGGAACTTTGTGGCGCAAAAGATCTGCGACAACATCAACGCTCGACTTCTTGCAAAATGCAAGTAAAAGTTGAGCCTTGCACACTACCAG atCTATATGTCAGCCAAGCCCATCGTCCTGAGCACCAAGAGTCTACATGTAtcaaggaggaggaagagtccGGACCCATCCAAG gtAAAAGCAAATATCTTGGTACTGACGCTCAACAGCTAAAGAGAGAAGTacaacttccaatcaaaaaggaggagggaGAGCTGCCATACATTAAAGAGGAGGACGATATCGCCATGTCgactggtgagcccttgaaTAGCGGGGATGGTCCAAGTGAGGCCTGCACAGGGACGGAGCCTCCAAGCAGCAGGCCAACAGAAGGATCGCAAACATACATTTTCATCGCACCATCAGATAGAAATGGCGCCACGTCACACACaccttacaaagatgattgtCAGAAGAAATCTCCCCGTGACGACAAACTCTGTaaatgctctcagtgtgggaaaacctttgTTAATAACTATAGTTGCTGCATGCATATGATgaaccacactggtgaaaatcctcttgtctgctcagtttgtggtaaaaattTCACTCAGAAGAGCAGCTTAGacagacacacaagaacccacactggtgaaaaacctttttcctgcttagtTTGTGGTAGAGGATTCACTCAACTTTACCACTTAAaaggacacacaagaacccacactggtgaaaaacctttttcctgctcagtttgtggtcaaagattcagtcacaaaagcaatttaaaaaaacacgaaataacccacactggtgaaaaacctttttcctgcttagtttgtggtcaaggattcagtcgTAAGAGTAccttaaaagtacacacaagaacccacactggtgaaaaacctttttcctgcttagtTTGTCGTCAAGGATTCAGTCGTAAGAGTAccttaaaagtacacacaagaacccacactggtgagaaCCCTTTATCCTGCTCTGATTGTGGGCAAGATTTCAGGTATAAGAGTGccttaaaagtacacacaagaacccacactggtgaaaaatctTTTTCCTGCTTAGTTTGTGGTAGAGGATTCACTCAACTTCACCACTTAAaaggacacacaagaacccacactggtgaaaaacctttttcctgctcagtttgtggtcaaagattcagtcacaaaggcaatttaaaaaaacacgcaataacccacactggtgagaaacctttttcctgctcagtttgtgaaaaAAGATTCACTCACAAGAGTGccttaaaagtacacacaagaacccacactggtgaaaaacctttttcctgctcagtttgtggccaaGGATTCAGTCATACGAGTTccttaaaagtacacacaagaacccacactggtgaaaaacctttttcctgctcagtttgtggaaaaagattcactcagaagaaGTTCTTAAAgggacacacaagaacccacactggtgaaaaacctttttcctgctcagtttgtggtcaaggattcagtcgTAAGAGTAccttaaaagtacacacaagaacccacactggtgtaaaacctttttcctgcttagtTTGTGGTAGAGGATTCACTCAACTTCACCACTTAAaagaacacacaagaacccacactggtgaaaaacctttttcctgcttagtTTGTGGTAGAGGATTCACTCAGAAGAGCATCTTAGAcggacacacaagaacccacactggtgaaaaacctttttcctgcttagtTTGTGGTCACAGTTTCACTTTTAAGAAAaacttaaaaacacacacaagaacccacactggtgaaaaacctttttcctgctctgtttgtggtcaaagattcgctcaGAAGCAACACTTAAaacgacacacaagaacccacactggagaaaaacctttttcctgcccaGTTTGTGATCAAAAATTCGCTCACAAGTATCGGATTAAGAGACACGTGTGTATTGGTGTGAGAAGCAGTGGCCAATGA